A genomic window from Fusarium oxysporum Fo47 chromosome VIII, complete sequence includes:
- a CDS encoding polyphosphatase DDP1 — protein MSSSASGDSGGGRSMESRVGRSKQRYNTKGERLVAGIVPLTPDQNYVLLIQSTRRKGWVLPKGGWESDETCQEAAEREAWEEAGITVQITYDLGDIDEKRAPKSSKDRSRYHFFEGTVTSEYDDWPESHKRERQWFTFTQAWEALSTRPELQEALQRSTVNRQ, from the exons ATGTCGAGTTCTGCCTCTGGCGACTCGGGCGGTGGCCGTTCGATGGAGTCACGAGTGGGTAGAAGCAAGCAAC GTTACAACACTAAGGGCGAACGTCTCGTCGCTGGCATCGTACCTCTCACTCCCGATCAAAACTATGTACTGTTGATTCAGTCTACCCGGCGCAAAGGCTGGGTGCTGCCCAAGGGCGGCTGGGAGTCTGATGAGACTTGCCAGGAAGCCGCTGAGCGAGAGGCCTGGGAAGAAGCTGGCATCACTGTTCAAATCACTTATGATCTTGGTGACATTGACGAGAAGCGTGCGCCCAAATCGTCAAAAGATCGGTCAAGATACCACTTCTTTGAGGGCACAGTAACCAGCGAGTACGACGATTGGCCCGAATCCCACAAGCGAGAACGCCAGTGGTTTACATTTACCCAGGCGTGGGAGGCGTTATCAACAAGACCAGAGCTACAGGAGGCCTTACAACGGTCTACTGTAAATCGTCAATAA